From the genome of Malus sylvestris chromosome 6, drMalSylv7.2, whole genome shotgun sequence, one region includes:
- the LOC126626036 gene encoding uncharacterized protein At4g10930-like isoform X1: MRVLGDTMEVDLVTSPMQEEDAFGVDENYQNDNPNFEGETCGICMNAIIDRGVLDCCQHWFCFSCIDNWATITNLCPLCQNEFQMITCVPVYDTIGSSKADEDSTYSDDDWCIEGTNNTLSFPSYYIDENAVTCLDGDGCKIRSGSVAIEGDSNLDTSIACDSCELWYHAFCVGFDAEGTSESTWLCPRCVVDEMTKKSDAGSVQRSNKQYGPENANGEPEAEDNLSRKVSVSVADSGETAVVVSMAGENRGYGKPSESILPAGEVGKDLKSKELVLSTDNSHKLEKPSWERNINQPVLEAQQLKLSLSSDTSSLPSNSLAPKQLRMSTDGSTNEPSSFDGITNASGKTFDESQISNKQSDNDSNVGLHLGLSVVSFLSAAGMNNNDTEDVKQHNPSEEYFSKADTLVPKEVTEDVKQHDRWEGYSPIADEIVPDANLDAPGSTSGGKRKRIDCSDDIHIIEDDGDTDPKIETKVSAKKIGEDEKTQCMGSNDQAKESVPDDSENCSILTVAHKDSMLSSQPVEGNTTSDIMSIVRTTKRKSSKGIARSNTADKSSQEQETVPGLRVKKIMRRAAEDKDSPVTVQTLRKEIREAVGKISSKGIGENLFNPKLLHAFRTAIAGGPQTEPVKKVPHLALNAKKAILQKGKVRVNLTKKIYGTSNGRRKRAWDRDWQIEFWKHRSLGTTEPEKIETLKSVLNLLKERSERVDTEQESDKQSTNPILSRLYLADVSVLPRKDDIKPLLPLKTAGNTEQNNKQLALNEKCSKSSLNNSTSNSTETSTVSSKGRVPSLEKYGTKNNVPSSENGAASNKVHQDKRLEGSLVSLSGASKSKTTSEVVDKTDKRKWALEVLARKSGAGTKTTNEKREDNTLKANYPLLAQLPIDMRPVLAPSRHNKIPLSVRQTQLYRLTEHFLKKANLRVIRRTADMELAVVDAINIEKGVADRSSSKLVYMNLCSQEILHRSENRKSSAGAAPVNSSSPSSVPADRAEQAANELPTDPIIEAALRNAGLLSDSPPNSPHPNVEVPAEEDGPSLDIREEGSDNVFEMDFQPDLDIYGDFEYNLEEEDYIGAAAAKISNPQPEEGAPKLKLVFSTLQPERSNQNLDSEKTETTVEVQKDSSSMLENHTCSGLENSIMEGGTDESSVPLESLFGKEGEELSVAECEELYGPDKEPLITKFPEASEKLSGLIDEALVKDKDSKEKENCAPKSNQAVKTNGLGKENNLKKMLVASGGCNSANHIQPGENVDTKEKKSTTDSNNQSNSVGSVSKKVEAYIKEHIRPLCKSGVITAEQYKWAVAKTTDKVMKYHSKSKNANFLIKEGEKVKKLAEQYVETAQQNENS; encoded by the exons ATGCGAGTGTTGGGTGATACAATGGAAGTTGATTTAGTTACGAGTCCAATGCAAGAGGAAGATGCTTTTGGAGTTGATGAGAACTATCAAAAT GACAATCCCAATTTCGAGGGTGAAACATGTGGGATATGCATGAATGCAATAATCGACAGGGGTGTTCTCGATTGCTGCCAGCATTG GTTCTGTTTCTCATGCATTGACAATTGGGCTACCATTACAAACCTCTGCCCGCTTTGCCAGAATGAATTTCAAATGATCACATGTGTTCCA GTATATGATACTATTGGGAGCAGCAAAGCAGACGAGGACTCAACTTATAG TGATGATGATTGGTGTATTGAAGGGACGAATAACACTCTCTCATTTCCATCATACTACATTGATGAAAAT GCAGTTACATGCTTGGATGGAGATGGCTGCAAAATTCGAAGTGGATCAGTGGCTATTGAGGGAGATTCCAATCTTGATACATCAATTGCTTGTGATTCATGTGAATTATG GTACCATGCTTTCTGTGTGGGATTTGATGCGGAGGGCACATCTGAGAGTACATGGTTATGCCCAAG ATGTGTAGTTGATGAGATGACAAAAAAATCAGATGCAGGTTCAGTCCAGAGGTCTAACAAACAGTATGGTCCAGAAAATGCTAATGGTGAACCTGAAGCTGAGGATAATCTTTCTAGAAAGGTATCTGTTTCTGTTGCTGATAGTGGTGAGACAGCTGTTGTGGTCTCAATGGCTGGCGAAAATCGTGGGTATGGAAAACCAAGTGAAAGCATTTTGCCAGCCGGTGAAGTTGGAAAGGACCTGAAGTCTAAAGAATTGGTATTGTCTACTGACAATAGCCACAAATTGGAAAAACCTTCCTGGGAAAGAAATATTAACCAACCAGTTCTTGAAGCTCAGCAACTAAAACTGTCCCTATCCAGTGATACCTCCAGTTTACCTTCAAATTCTTTAGCACCAAAGCAGTTAAGGATGAGTACTGATGGATCAACGAATGAGCCTAGTAGTTTTGATGGCATCACGAATGCTTCTGGAAAGACCTTTGATGAATCACAGATTAGTAACAAACAGTCTGACAATGACTCCAATGTGGGTCTTCATCTTGGGTTATCTGTGGTCTCGTTTTTGTCTG CTGCTGGCATGAATAATAATGACACTGAAGATGTGAAGCAGCACAATCCTTCAGAAGAATATTTTTCAAAAG CTGACACTCTCGTACCAAAAGAAGTGACTGAGGATGTGAAGCAGCACGATCGTTGGGAAGGATATTCACCTATAG CTGACGAAATTGTACCAGATGCTAATTTGGATGCCCCTGGATCGACTTCTGGTGGAAAGAGAAAGCGTATTGATTGCAG CGATGACATTCATATCATTGAGGATGATGGAGATACTGACCCTAAGATTGAGACCAAAGTTTCTGCTAAGAAAATCGGAGAGGATGAGAAGACACAATGCATGGGTTCCAATGACCAAGCCAAAGAATCTGTTCCAGATGATTCTGAAAACTGTTCTATCCTGACTGTAGCTCATAAAGATAGCATGTTATCATCTCAACCTGTTGAGGGGAACACCACTTCCGATATAATGAGCATTGTTAGAACTACGAAGCGTAAATCTTCTAAGGGGATTGCACGCTCTAATACTGCTGATAAATCATCACAAGAACAAGAAACTGTGCCTGGTTTGAGAGTTAAAAAGATCATGAGGAGAGCTGCTGAGGACAAGGACTCGCCTGTGACAGTTCAGACACTGAGAAAAGAAATAAGAGAAGCTGTCGGTAAAATTTCTTCAAAAGGTATTGGCGAAAACCTTTTCAATCCAAAGCTTCTTCATGCCTTTAGGACTGCTATAGCAGGAGGACCTCAAACTGAACCTGTTAAGAAGGTACCACATTTGGCACTGAACGCAAAGAAGGCAATATTGCAGAAGGGAAAAGTACGTGTGAATCTAACAAAAAAGATTTATGGGACATCCAATGGAAGAAGAAAACGTGCATGGGACCGGGACTGGCAAATCGAATTTTGGAAGCATCGCAGCTTAGGAACTACAGAGCCTGAAAAGATTGAGACTTTGAAGTCAGTTCTTAACCTTCTGAAAGAGAGGTCAGAGCGTGTAGATACAGAGCAGGAGTCCGATAAGCAGTCCACAAATCCAATTCTTTCAAGGTTGTATTTAGCAGATGTATCGGTACTCCCAAGAAAAGATGATATTAAGCCGCTCTTACCTCTTAAAACTGCTGGTAATACAGAGCAGAATAATAAACAGCTTGCCTTGAATGAAAAGTGTTCAAAGTCATCTCTTAATAATTCTACTTCAAATTCCACAGAAACGAGTACGGTTTCATCAAAAGGCCGGGTTCCTTCATTGGAGAAATATGGGACTAAGAATAATGTTCCAAGCTCAGAGAATGGCGCTGCGTCTAACAAAGTACATCAAGACAAACGCTTGGAAGGATCCTTGGTTTCTTTGTCTGGTGCTTCCAAATCTAAAACCACGAGTGAAGTGGTTGATAAAACTGACAAAAGAAAATGGGCTCTAGAAGTTCTTGCCAGGAAAAGTGGTGCAGGCACAAAAACGACAAATGAAAAACGGGAAGACAACACACTCAAAGCGAATTACCCTTTGCTA GCTCAATTACCAATAGACATGAGGCCAGTTTTGGCACCCAGTCGTCATAATAAAATCCCCTTATCAGTGAGGCAG ACACAGCTGTACCGTCTGACTGAGCACTTTTTGAAGAAAGCGAATCTGCGGGTGATCCGTAGAACTGCGGATATGGAGTTAGCTGTTGTAGATGCAATAAATATAGAAAAGGGGGTTGCTGATAGGTCAAGCAGCAAGCTAGTGTATATGAATCTATGTTCCCAGGAGATATTGCATCGTTCAGAAAATAGGAAGTCTAGTGCAGGTGCAGCCCCGGTAAATAGTTCATCCCCATCTTCAGTCCCTGCTGATAGAGCAGAACAAGCTGCCAATGAACTTCCAACTGATCCTATAATTGAAGCAGCACTGAGAAATGCTGGTCTTCTGTCCGATTCTCCTCCAAATAGTCCACATCCCAATGTGGAAGTTCCTGCTGAAGAAGATGGCCCCTCGTTAGATATCAGAGAGGAAGGGTCTGATAATGTATTTGAAATGGATTTTCAGCCGGATCTGGACATATATGGTGACTTTGAGTATAATTTGGAAGAGGAAGACTACATTGGCGCTGCTGCTGCAAAAATCTCCAATCCACAACCAGAAGAAGGGGCACCAAAATTGAAACTGGTGTTCTCTACACTTCAACCTGAAAGATCTAATCAGAATCTAGATTCTGAGAAGACAGAGACGACTGTTGAAGTACAAAAAGATTCTTCCAGCATGCTCGAGAATCATACTTGTTCAGGTTTGGAAAACTCCATCATGGAGGGTGGGACTGACGAATCTAGCGTTCCTCTGGAATCCTTGTTCGGTAAAGAAGGTGAAGAACTTTCTGTTgcagaatgtgaagaattgtaTGGACCTGATAAAGAGCCACTGATAACGAAATTTCCAGAAGCATCAGAAAAGCTATCTGGATTgattgatgaagctttggttAAAGATAAAGATTCTAAAGAGAAGGAAAATTGTGCGCCAAAGTCAAACCAAGCAGTAAAAACAAATGGATTGGGTAAGGAGAACAATTTGAAAAAGATGCTTGTTGCCAGTGGTGGATGCAACTCAGCGAACCACATACAACCAGGTGAAAATGTTGATACGAAGGAGAAGAAATCCACTACGGATTCTAACAACCAGTCTAACAGCGTTGGTTCTGTATCTAAGAAG GTGGAAGCCTACATTAAAGAGCACATCAGACCGCTATGCAAGAGTGGCGTGATTACGGCTGAACAATACAAGTGGGCTGTCGCGAAAACAACTGATAAGGTTATGAAATACCATTCTAAATCCAAGAATGCAAATTTCCTAATTAAGGAAGGTGAGAAGGTGAAGAAACTCGCAGAGCAGTATGTTGAGACAGCCCAACAGAACGAAAACAGCTGA
- the LOC126626036 gene encoding uncharacterized protein At4g10930-like isoform X2, whose translation MRVLGDTMEVDLVTSPMQEEDAFGVDENYQNDNPNFEGETCGICMNAIIDRGVLDCCQHWFCFSCIDNWATITNLCPLCQNEFQMITCVPVYDTIGSSKADEDSTYSDDDWCIEGTNNTLSFPSYYIDENAVTCLDGDGCKIRSGSVAIEGDSNLDTSIACDSCELWYHAFCVGFDAEGTSESTWLCPRCVVDEMTKKSDAGSVQRSNKQYGPENANGEPEAEDNLSRKVSVSVADSGETAVVVSMAGENRGYGKPSESILPAGEVGKDLKSKELVLSTDNSHKLEKPSWERNINQPVLEAQQLKLSLSSDTSSLPSNSLAPKQLRMSTDGSTNEPSSFDGITNASGKTFDESQISNKQSDNDSNVGLHLGLSVVSFLSAAGMNNNDTEDVKQHNPSEEYFSKADTLVPKEVTEDVKQHDRWEGYSPIDANLDAPGSTSGGKRKRIDCSDDIHIIEDDGDTDPKIETKVSAKKIGEDEKTQCMGSNDQAKESVPDDSENCSILTVAHKDSMLSSQPVEGNTTSDIMSIVRTTKRKSSKGIARSNTADKSSQEQETVPGLRVKKIMRRAAEDKDSPVTVQTLRKEIREAVGKISSKGIGENLFNPKLLHAFRTAIAGGPQTEPVKKVPHLALNAKKAILQKGKVRVNLTKKIYGTSNGRRKRAWDRDWQIEFWKHRSLGTTEPEKIETLKSVLNLLKERSERVDTEQESDKQSTNPILSRLYLADVSVLPRKDDIKPLLPLKTAGNTEQNNKQLALNEKCSKSSLNNSTSNSTETSTVSSKGRVPSLEKYGTKNNVPSSENGAASNKVHQDKRLEGSLVSLSGASKSKTTSEVVDKTDKRKWALEVLARKSGAGTKTTNEKREDNTLKANYPLLAQLPIDMRPVLAPSRHNKIPLSVRQTQLYRLTEHFLKKANLRVIRRTADMELAVVDAINIEKGVADRSSSKLVYMNLCSQEILHRSENRKSSAGAAPVNSSSPSSVPADRAEQAANELPTDPIIEAALRNAGLLSDSPPNSPHPNVEVPAEEDGPSLDIREEGSDNVFEMDFQPDLDIYGDFEYNLEEEDYIGAAAAKISNPQPEEGAPKLKLVFSTLQPERSNQNLDSEKTETTVEVQKDSSSMLENHTCSGLENSIMEGGTDESSVPLESLFGKEGEELSVAECEELYGPDKEPLITKFPEASEKLSGLIDEALVKDKDSKEKENCAPKSNQAVKTNGLGKENNLKKMLVASGGCNSANHIQPGENVDTKEKKSTTDSNNQSNSVGSVSKKVEAYIKEHIRPLCKSGVITAEQYKWAVAKTTDKVMKYHSKSKNANFLIKEGEKVKKLAEQYVETAQQNENS comes from the exons ATGCGAGTGTTGGGTGATACAATGGAAGTTGATTTAGTTACGAGTCCAATGCAAGAGGAAGATGCTTTTGGAGTTGATGAGAACTATCAAAAT GACAATCCCAATTTCGAGGGTGAAACATGTGGGATATGCATGAATGCAATAATCGACAGGGGTGTTCTCGATTGCTGCCAGCATTG GTTCTGTTTCTCATGCATTGACAATTGGGCTACCATTACAAACCTCTGCCCGCTTTGCCAGAATGAATTTCAAATGATCACATGTGTTCCA GTATATGATACTATTGGGAGCAGCAAAGCAGACGAGGACTCAACTTATAG TGATGATGATTGGTGTATTGAAGGGACGAATAACACTCTCTCATTTCCATCATACTACATTGATGAAAAT GCAGTTACATGCTTGGATGGAGATGGCTGCAAAATTCGAAGTGGATCAGTGGCTATTGAGGGAGATTCCAATCTTGATACATCAATTGCTTGTGATTCATGTGAATTATG GTACCATGCTTTCTGTGTGGGATTTGATGCGGAGGGCACATCTGAGAGTACATGGTTATGCCCAAG ATGTGTAGTTGATGAGATGACAAAAAAATCAGATGCAGGTTCAGTCCAGAGGTCTAACAAACAGTATGGTCCAGAAAATGCTAATGGTGAACCTGAAGCTGAGGATAATCTTTCTAGAAAGGTATCTGTTTCTGTTGCTGATAGTGGTGAGACAGCTGTTGTGGTCTCAATGGCTGGCGAAAATCGTGGGTATGGAAAACCAAGTGAAAGCATTTTGCCAGCCGGTGAAGTTGGAAAGGACCTGAAGTCTAAAGAATTGGTATTGTCTACTGACAATAGCCACAAATTGGAAAAACCTTCCTGGGAAAGAAATATTAACCAACCAGTTCTTGAAGCTCAGCAACTAAAACTGTCCCTATCCAGTGATACCTCCAGTTTACCTTCAAATTCTTTAGCACCAAAGCAGTTAAGGATGAGTACTGATGGATCAACGAATGAGCCTAGTAGTTTTGATGGCATCACGAATGCTTCTGGAAAGACCTTTGATGAATCACAGATTAGTAACAAACAGTCTGACAATGACTCCAATGTGGGTCTTCATCTTGGGTTATCTGTGGTCTCGTTTTTGTCTG CTGCTGGCATGAATAATAATGACACTGAAGATGTGAAGCAGCACAATCCTTCAGAAGAATATTTTTCAAAAG CTGACACTCTCGTACCAAAAGAAGTGACTGAGGATGTGAAGCAGCACGATCGTTGGGAAGGATATTCACCTATAG ATGCTAATTTGGATGCCCCTGGATCGACTTCTGGTGGAAAGAGAAAGCGTATTGATTGCAG CGATGACATTCATATCATTGAGGATGATGGAGATACTGACCCTAAGATTGAGACCAAAGTTTCTGCTAAGAAAATCGGAGAGGATGAGAAGACACAATGCATGGGTTCCAATGACCAAGCCAAAGAATCTGTTCCAGATGATTCTGAAAACTGTTCTATCCTGACTGTAGCTCATAAAGATAGCATGTTATCATCTCAACCTGTTGAGGGGAACACCACTTCCGATATAATGAGCATTGTTAGAACTACGAAGCGTAAATCTTCTAAGGGGATTGCACGCTCTAATACTGCTGATAAATCATCACAAGAACAAGAAACTGTGCCTGGTTTGAGAGTTAAAAAGATCATGAGGAGAGCTGCTGAGGACAAGGACTCGCCTGTGACAGTTCAGACACTGAGAAAAGAAATAAGAGAAGCTGTCGGTAAAATTTCTTCAAAAGGTATTGGCGAAAACCTTTTCAATCCAAAGCTTCTTCATGCCTTTAGGACTGCTATAGCAGGAGGACCTCAAACTGAACCTGTTAAGAAGGTACCACATTTGGCACTGAACGCAAAGAAGGCAATATTGCAGAAGGGAAAAGTACGTGTGAATCTAACAAAAAAGATTTATGGGACATCCAATGGAAGAAGAAAACGTGCATGGGACCGGGACTGGCAAATCGAATTTTGGAAGCATCGCAGCTTAGGAACTACAGAGCCTGAAAAGATTGAGACTTTGAAGTCAGTTCTTAACCTTCTGAAAGAGAGGTCAGAGCGTGTAGATACAGAGCAGGAGTCCGATAAGCAGTCCACAAATCCAATTCTTTCAAGGTTGTATTTAGCAGATGTATCGGTACTCCCAAGAAAAGATGATATTAAGCCGCTCTTACCTCTTAAAACTGCTGGTAATACAGAGCAGAATAATAAACAGCTTGCCTTGAATGAAAAGTGTTCAAAGTCATCTCTTAATAATTCTACTTCAAATTCCACAGAAACGAGTACGGTTTCATCAAAAGGCCGGGTTCCTTCATTGGAGAAATATGGGACTAAGAATAATGTTCCAAGCTCAGAGAATGGCGCTGCGTCTAACAAAGTACATCAAGACAAACGCTTGGAAGGATCCTTGGTTTCTTTGTCTGGTGCTTCCAAATCTAAAACCACGAGTGAAGTGGTTGATAAAACTGACAAAAGAAAATGGGCTCTAGAAGTTCTTGCCAGGAAAAGTGGTGCAGGCACAAAAACGACAAATGAAAAACGGGAAGACAACACACTCAAAGCGAATTACCCTTTGCTA GCTCAATTACCAATAGACATGAGGCCAGTTTTGGCACCCAGTCGTCATAATAAAATCCCCTTATCAGTGAGGCAG ACACAGCTGTACCGTCTGACTGAGCACTTTTTGAAGAAAGCGAATCTGCGGGTGATCCGTAGAACTGCGGATATGGAGTTAGCTGTTGTAGATGCAATAAATATAGAAAAGGGGGTTGCTGATAGGTCAAGCAGCAAGCTAGTGTATATGAATCTATGTTCCCAGGAGATATTGCATCGTTCAGAAAATAGGAAGTCTAGTGCAGGTGCAGCCCCGGTAAATAGTTCATCCCCATCTTCAGTCCCTGCTGATAGAGCAGAACAAGCTGCCAATGAACTTCCAACTGATCCTATAATTGAAGCAGCACTGAGAAATGCTGGTCTTCTGTCCGATTCTCCTCCAAATAGTCCACATCCCAATGTGGAAGTTCCTGCTGAAGAAGATGGCCCCTCGTTAGATATCAGAGAGGAAGGGTCTGATAATGTATTTGAAATGGATTTTCAGCCGGATCTGGACATATATGGTGACTTTGAGTATAATTTGGAAGAGGAAGACTACATTGGCGCTGCTGCTGCAAAAATCTCCAATCCACAACCAGAAGAAGGGGCACCAAAATTGAAACTGGTGTTCTCTACACTTCAACCTGAAAGATCTAATCAGAATCTAGATTCTGAGAAGACAGAGACGACTGTTGAAGTACAAAAAGATTCTTCCAGCATGCTCGAGAATCATACTTGTTCAGGTTTGGAAAACTCCATCATGGAGGGTGGGACTGACGAATCTAGCGTTCCTCTGGAATCCTTGTTCGGTAAAGAAGGTGAAGAACTTTCTGTTgcagaatgtgaagaattgtaTGGACCTGATAAAGAGCCACTGATAACGAAATTTCCAGAAGCATCAGAAAAGCTATCTGGATTgattgatgaagctttggttAAAGATAAAGATTCTAAAGAGAAGGAAAATTGTGCGCCAAAGTCAAACCAAGCAGTAAAAACAAATGGATTGGGTAAGGAGAACAATTTGAAAAAGATGCTTGTTGCCAGTGGTGGATGCAACTCAGCGAACCACATACAACCAGGTGAAAATGTTGATACGAAGGAGAAGAAATCCACTACGGATTCTAACAACCAGTCTAACAGCGTTGGTTCTGTATCTAAGAAG GTGGAAGCCTACATTAAAGAGCACATCAGACCGCTATGCAAGAGTGGCGTGATTACGGCTGAACAATACAAGTGGGCTGTCGCGAAAACAACTGATAAGGTTATGAAATACCATTCTAAATCCAAGAATGCAAATTTCCTAATTAAGGAAGGTGAGAAGGTGAAGAAACTCGCAGAGCAGTATGTTGAGACAGCCCAACAGAACGAAAACAGCTGA